The following proteins come from a genomic window of Triticum aestivum cultivar Chinese Spring chromosome 6A, IWGSC CS RefSeq v2.1, whole genome shotgun sequence:
- the LOC123130813 gene encoding uncharacterized protein, translated as MKAEKAAVAAAAVGGDEWRCRKHPAARSGGGVCPYCLRDRLLRLCPNCARVRPCPCTCASPSSSSSASGDAVGRVHSLIEREHRVARSRSVAASSSAAMASVAAAASASGRRKARVWGWAPFWRSSAKDGSAAEEEDEEERLGLARSSSVSATAVEAKAVAAKAAATKARWGWHFPSPMKAFRHRRSSASMPERG; from the coding sequence ATGAAGGCGGAGAAGGCAGCGGTGGCCGCGGCCGCCGTCGGGGGCGACGAGTGGCGGTGCCGGAAGCACCCcgcggcgagatccggcggcgggGTGTGCCCGTACTGCCTCCGCGACCGGCTGCTGCGGCTCTGCCCCAACTGCGCGCGCGTGCGGCCCTGCCCCTGCACCTGCgcctccccatcctcctcctcctcggcgtccGGCGACGCCGTCGGCCGGGTGCACAGCCTCATCGAGCGGGAGCACCGGGTGGCGCGCTCGCGCTCCGTCGCCGCGTCCTCCTCCGCCGCGATGGCCTCCgtcgccgcggccgcctccgcctccgggaGGCGAAAGGCGAGGGTCTGGGGGTGGGCGCCGTTCTGGAGGTCCTCTGCCAAGGACGGGagcgcggcggaggaggaggacgaggaggagaggcTGGGGCTGGCGAGGTCCAGCTCGGTCTCGGCGACGGCCGTGGAGGCCAAGGCGGTGGCGGCCAAGGCGGCGGCGACCAAGGCGCGGTGGGGGTGGCACTTCCCGAGCCCCATGAAGGCGTTCCGGCACCGGAGGTCGTCGGCGAGCATGCCGGAGCGGGGGTGA
- the LOC123128051 gene encoding UDP-N-acetylglucosamine transferase subunit ALG14 — MGFDAFAAACCAIPVLVSVLAVRVAYVLCRSGLPPSRSRASGLRCLIVLGSGGHTAEMMNIVSELQKDRFTPRYYVAALTDNMSLPKAQVYEKSLIHVEGDREMIIENAQFMQIYRSREVGQSYITSIATTLRATLHAMWLIIRIRPQVIFCNGPGTCIPLCASAFLLKVLGLGWSSIFYIESIARVKKLSLSGLLLYKLRMANQFFVQWPQLQQKYPRAQYAGRLM, encoded by the exons ATGGGGTTCGACGCCTTCGCGGCAGCGTGTTGTGCTATTCCAGTACTCGTATCCGTTCTCGCCGTCCGCGTCGCCTACGTGCTTTGCCGCAGCGGCCTACCGCCGTCGAGGTCTCGTGCCTCCGGGCTGCGGTGTCTCATCGTCCTCGGGTCTG GAGGGCATACTGCAGAGATGATGAATATTGTATCTGAGCTTCAGAAGGATCGCTTTACGCCTAGGTACTATGTGGCTGCACTTACTGATAACATGAGCCTTCCAAAGGCACAGGTCTATGAGAAGTCATTGATTCATGTGGAG GGTGATAGAGAAATGATCATCGAGAACGCCCAGTTCATGCAGATATATCGTAGCCGTGAAGTGGGCCAATCCTACATTACCTCCATCGCAACAACACTGCGTGCTACTTTGCATGCTATGTGGCTAATAATAAGAATCAGACCACAAGTG ATATTTTGCAATGGTCCCGGGACATGCATCCCTCTATGTGCTTCAGCTTTTCTTCTGAAG GTGCTTGGTCTGGGATGGTCCTCCATTTTCTACATTGAAAGTATCGCAAGAGTGAAGAAGCTTTCGTTAAGTGGTTTACTGTTGTACAAGCTACGGATGGCCAATCAGTTCTTCGTGCAGTGGCCCCAGCTGCAACAAAAATACCCTAGAGCACAATATGCTGGCCGTTTGATGTGA
- the LOC123128052 gene encoding chaperone protein DnaJ yields the protein MDGAIEEPLHKDYYKVLEVDYDASDDNIKLSYRRLALKWHPDKHKGEDDVTAKFQEINEAYKILSDPVTRLEYDFSGCYEVNQYTAREYLSRFKGMILTCNGLGIEHSSKWARHLREWEPH from the exons ATGGACGGAGCAATCGAGGAGCCTCTCCACAAG GACTATTACAAAGTTCTGGAGGTCGATTACGATGCATCTGACGACAACATCAAACTGAGTTATAGAAGATTAGCgctg AAGTGGCACCCCGACAAGCATAAGGGCGAGGATGATGTCACAGCTAAATTTCAGGAGATCAACGAGGCTTACAAAA TTTTAAGTGATCCAGTTACACGGCTTGAGTACGACTTTTCTGGCTGTTACGAGGTCAATCAATATACTGCACGT GAGTACCTTTCAAGATTTAAGGGAATGATACTTACCTGCAATGGCCTTGGCATAGAGCATTCTTCAAAATG GGCACGACATTTGAGGGAATGGGAGCCCCATTGA